The nucleotide window AAAGTAACTAGTTACTTAAGTTTTCCGCATGCATGTGCTTGCTTTCAAGACCAAGCTTTCAAGGCTAGCAACCTTTAAAAATGACAAAAATCTGCAAATATTGTTGTTAATTACGTAGCTGGTTTGGAAGGTGATTGATATAAGTATTGACTTACATTTATTTGTCTATCCTCATATTTGAAACCACAGTTATCTTCCAAGCTAAATGCAGGCTGTATTTTGAATATTTTATTATCTAGCATGGTTTTTCATGTTTTGATCtgattaataaaattaaaagagCTTGGTTGAAATAATGTTTCTAGGTTTATAAAATAGATATGCTTTGCTGAAGTTTTGTTTTACCGAATTTTCTGATCAAGATTATTTGAGATCATGATTCGCACTCTTTTAACATTCTAAATAAATTTTTGGTGATGAAtgaatttcttcttttattgtcttctGCATTCGAGAGTTCCGAAGAATTTTAAGTGTAAATCAAATTCATAAGTCAAATACAAATTCAACGCGCGTATTAGATAAAGCAAGTTGAAGGTCTTGGGTTGACAAGTGAAACACTACACTTTTAACCGTGTTTTTATACTGGAATTCCTGCATAAGTTTGGCAAGCAAGTCTAAATAAAACCCATAAGTCTAGAGGGCATTATTATCTGTTTAAGCATACATGAAGACACACAATAAGACAAAGAATAGTTGGATCAATATGACCAAAAGAACAAAGTTGAATGAGCTGTACATTCGGTTTGTATAGTCTCATCCTTCTCTTTGGTGCATAGTTGTTATATCTGTATTGTTCCTCTGGAAAGCACCAAAGGCAAGCCAACTACTTTCGTTCCACACTCTCAGAGGGAGAGAAAGTATTAGATGAAGTGCTGCCACTCCCAAATTAAATGAATTGAGCTGAGTAAAGGGTCTCCAATATCCCAAAGTACATAGCCATTAAAACCTTCAATTCATTATTAAGTGTACGTACGTGGCCATGGTGAAAGCACCTCCAGAATTAGTAGAAAGATCCTCTATGGCCATGGGCAGCAGCAGAGTAGCTCATCACCACAATCTCAAACATCATTCCCAACGCCCTAATTCTATTTCGTCTTTCTTCTCCCCAAAGCTCTCCATCTACATCCTCGCTTCCTGCGTCgccctcttcgtcatcttccacATCCAGTCCCTTCAAACTCCACCTGAATCCACATCGTCGCTGCCTTCATGGTCTCTCAATCTCATGCGCCAGTGGCAGAGAGTCATCAACACCACTACCACTGCCGGCACCGCCACAGCGGAAGAAACTACATCCACGTCCTTCACCAACAACTGCACCAACGAGCTCAACGCACTAAGAGACAAACTCCGGCAGTCGGTCACGTTTCTCCCGCTCAAGGACTTACGTTACGCCCATGCGGCCCTCGTCGGGCACACGTGGTTCATGAGCTCCATGTACGACTCAAGTGACGAAGAAGGCGAGGTCCAGTACCAGCACTTCCCTTCACAGTTGTCGAGCAACAGACTCCTCTGCCTCAAAGGCCGCGACAACCATGACGGCTCCTGGAACTCATATGCCCTTGCGTGGCCAGACGTGCTTCCCCACAACGCAACCCTAATGACCGGTCTGTCCTTCATTTCCTACAACCACTACAGCTACGACAACATATGGCACGGCCTGGCCGCCGTCATGCCCTTTGTAGCGTGGCACAAGAAGAACTCATGCGCCAAACCTGATCGGTGGATTTTGTACCACTGGGGGGAGATTAGGTCCAGGATGGCAGCGTGGCTTAGTACTCTTATGGAGGCTACTTTTGGAGGTCCGCCGTTCGTGGAAGTATTTAACGGGGTTGAGGAAGGGAGGGCGGTTTGTTTCGAGGAGGCGGTGGTGATGAGGCACAACGAAGGTGGGATGTCTAGGGATCAGAGAATGGAGGTTTATGATCTAATGCGGTGTAAGGCCAGGGCTTACTGTAATGTGAGTTCGGAAGGGGAAGATCGTCGGAGGAAGATTGGAATGACGTTGTTCATGAGGACAGGGCCGAGATCGTTCAAGAACGAGAGTGCGCTGGTTGGGATCTTTGAGAAAGAGTGTGCCAAGGTTGACGGTTGCCGCTTGGTGGTGGCTCACTCCAACAACCTCACTTTCTGTGACCAGGTGCACATTCCCTTAACGTCCTTTTTCCAGAactgtttatttttattttgtttattgagAAAACTAAGAACATACAATCGCATATTGTATATATAAATGTAGTGCATATGCAGGgaaataatttttttgtcttgtttgtgatatttttaattaattggcGTTGGAGTCAGACTTTCAGAGTAAATTAAAGGATATAGGAATAacatatgatcaacaaaaaagacATACTTTCTAAAATGAATGGGTTATTATATCATTCGACGTCCTGCAGACCTACTTTAATAAGAATTTAAGATATGAGAGCATATTGGTTTAAATCTTTGTGGGCCTTGGTTTTTAATTCTTGGTGACCTCCGATTTCAATTTAGGCTTCAAGATACGTGCTGCCTCATTATGAATGAAGTTTCACTCTTCCCCTTACATGTAAACTAAAAGTTTGAATTCACTTTGGATGGCTACTGTTGGATTGTCGAACGGGCTTCTTCGTGCGTAGGGTGCGACTAGCAGTTGGTTGGTCGCGCCCTCGCTGGCGAAGGTCCTGTTCGTGTGCAGCTGAATATCTCAAATATATCTGCAGAGCTAAATGATCGGTGTTCATGATTGGTCATGCTCTTATTGTCATAAATTTAATGGATCAAAGTACAAAAGCTAGGCATTTGTTAACTGATATTGTCCAACAATGTGAATCTTCCAGGTGAAGCTAATGAGCATGACAGATATTTTGATGTCACCACACGGCGCGCAGTTAACCAACATGTTCTTAATGGATAGAAACAGTAGTGTGATGGAGTTCTTCCCAAAAGGGTGGCTAAAACTAGCCGGTGTAGGACAATTCGTCTATCACTGGATTGCCAGTTGGTCGGGTATGAGACACCATGGTGCATGGCGAGACCCGAACGGAGAACTTTGCCAGTACAGTGAAGACGATCGCCGATGCATGTCCCTCTACAAGAATGGCAAAATTGGATACAATGAAACATATTTTTCTGAGTGGAGTAGAAATATACTCAATGAAGTTAAGAAAAGGAAGATGGAAGAAGTAGCAAATGGTGCTCTTCTAAGTTCTACTGGCTGTATTTGTCGTTAAATTTATTTCTTTGGAacacatatatgatatgtaAATTAGGATGGCAAAATTGGATACAATGAAACATATTTTTCTGAGTGGAGTAGAAATATACTCAATGCAGTTATGAAAAGGAAGATGGAAGAAGTAGCAAATGGTGCTCTAAGTTCTACTGGCTGTATCTGTCGTTAAATTTATTTCTTTGGAacacatatatgatatgtaAATTAGGCATGCATTGTTTAACCAGattgttaaagaaaaaagaaaaaaaaaacttatttgaAGGGTAAACCCCTGAGCCCTGGTTTTCTTCCTCTTAAGTTGAGAGTCAATGGCGCTCCTCTCGGCCTCTTGTGTGCACTTTTGCCAGGGTTTCAGCCTAGATCGGAGGCATCTTGCCTCTACTTTCTCTTTCAGATGTTTTCCCTTCAGGTTTGTTTGAGTCTCTCTTGGTTTCATTTCACCCCACCCATCCTTTTCCATATCTACTTTTCCTTTCTTCCTTAGATCTATGAATCTATCATTCCTTTGTGCTCCGCTGTCTCCGGCGGTTGTATTTTCACGGGCCTTCTACCATGTTTATAAATAACTAAATATGCTCCTTAGAGCTCTATTGTAAGTGAGGTCTTCTCAGTTCTCACTAGCGCACGCATATCCGAATTTGCTGATTATTACTGGAAAGAAAATTATTAAAAGATTTAATTTGTTGgatttacatataaatatatataaatttcaaCTTCATCTAAATCTCAAAAGAGACTCTAAGTGGTTCAAAAGATTGAATTTGTTGGatttacatatatttatatataaattgcAACTTCATCTAAATCTCAAAAGAGACTCTAAGTGGTTCAAAAGACACTCGCTGGTCTACAAAAGTAAAATAATCAGATCATATAGTACAAATTATAGTAATGAACATGATAATCATAGATCTCTTTTGAGCTGCCGACTGTTTTACCTAGAAGGGGATAGTAAGGATGAATTCAACTTGATGACTAGTTATGTatttctccatattgattatatctaTAAGCGTCATAGCTAAATTGATTGTTGGATTCATGAGAATTATTTGAGGTTACACTGCGTTCtatgcctaaactgatagagtcaaaattTAAGGCAATAAAAGTAACATAAGATGGCCTGGGGTACTTttatcatcagttgcacctctagttcTCATTCCACGAACAAGCTTCCCTTGTGCACCAAGATTTTTCCACACTTAGATTTaccttgaggagatctctcctTACTCAGGTTCGCCTTGAGGGAATTTTCCTTACTCAGGTTCGCCTTGAGGGAATTTTCCTCACCCAAATTCCCTTTAAGAATCTGAATGAGGAGAAATCCCCCAAGACAAATCTAGATGAAGGGACTTTAATATAGCTTTTGCAGAGGACTGTTGAGACCTGATAAGGAAGAGTCAAATATTGACCTCTACAATCAATTTACCATTGCAAACAATAGATTAGTTCTCGAAAACTATCACGACACGATGGGGATGAAGAATTTCAGTATCATCAATAAATGAGAGAGCTTTAGTCTCCAAAAAGTGCAAAGTTTAGTTGCATACTTGCATTCGAATGTATTGCTTCAATTCCAGATTCGTGCACCATTTAAAATGTATATATTACATGGGGATATGAATTATTAATGATTTTCATATAATACCGTTTGCTTAGAATCGGAAAAAGTTTAGCTGTGATCCCCAAGCTATATAGAATGCCATCGGAATGTATAGTTTATGTTTATGAGTATGAACAAAAAGTAACTAATTACTTCAGTTTTCCGCATGCATGTGCTGCTTTCAAGACCAAGCTTTCAAGGCTAGCTAGTTACcttgaaaatgacaaaaatCTGCAAATATTGTTGTTACCTAGCTGGTTTGGAAGGTGATTGATATAAGCATTCActtgcattaatttatttatatatccTCATATTTGAAACCACAGTATCTTA belongs to Rosa chinensis cultivar Old Blush chromosome 4, RchiOBHm-V2, whole genome shotgun sequence and includes:
- the LOC112200971 gene encoding uncharacterized protein LOC112200971 → MVKAPPELVERSSMAMGSSRVAHHHNLKHHSQRPNSISSFFSPKLSIYILASCVALFVIFHIQSLQTPPESTSSLPSWSLNLMRQWQRVINTTTTAGTATAEETTSTSFTNNCTNELNALRDKLRQSVTFLPLKDLRYAHAALVGHTWFMSSMYDSSDEEGEVQYQHFPSQLSSNRLLCLKGRDNHDGSWNSYALAWPDVLPHNATLMTGLSFISYNHYSYDNIWHGLAAVMPFVAWHKKNSCAKPDRWILYHWGEIRSRMAAWLSTLMEATFGGPPFVEVFNGVEEGRAVCFEEAVVMRHNEGGMSRDQRMEVYDLMRCKARAYCNVSSEGEDRRRKIGMTLFMRTGPRSFKNESALVGIFEKECAKVDGCRLVVAHSNNLTFCDQVKLMSMTDILMSPHGAQLTNMFLMDRNSSVMEFFPKGWLKLAGVGQFVYHWIASWSGMRHHGAWRDPNGELCQYSEDDRRCMSLYKNGKIGYNETYFSEWSRNILNEVKKRKMEEVANGALLSSTGCICR